A region of Amyelois transitella isolate CPQ chromosome 11, ilAmyTran1.1, whole genome shotgun sequence DNA encodes the following proteins:
- the LOC106135030 gene encoding glycerol-3-phosphate phosphatase isoform X2 yields MPNNAITTRHSKNYNRTFKMFKSSVYNLQEASKDQIQDFLNSFDTVLSDCDGVLWIDNNAIQGSADAMNYFRKLGKKIFYVTNNSTKIRSDFAAKAQQMGFIASQEEILSTAYLAAHYLKGIGFTKKVYVLGSNGIAEELKAVGIRHIGVGPDLVKPDFKSMQPSDLDPEVGAVIVGFDEHVSYPKFMKAASYLASEECLFIATNTDERFPRGGSIVVPGTGTLVRAVETCSERKALVLGKPHDYVRKFLESCGLDPARTLMIGDRCNTDIEFGVRCGFQTLLVLSGVTSNKDLERLRNEKKPPLPDVVLPKLGDILSLLQS; encoded by the exons ATGCCCAA TAATGCAATAACTACAAGGCATtcgaaaaattataatagaacTTTCAAAATGTTCAAATCTTCAGTTTATAATCTCCAAGAAGCTTCAAAAGAtcaaattcaagattttttgaATTCTTTCGATACTGTTTTAAGTGATTGTGATG GTGTCCTGTGGATTGATAATAATGCCATCCAAGGATCAGCTGATGCTATGAACTATTTCCGCAAGCTAggcaagaaaatattttatgtcacTAATAATTCCACCAAAATTAGAAGTGATTTTGCTGCTAAAGCTCAGCAGATGGGATTTATAGCATCACAG gaAGAAATTTTATCAACTGCTTATTTAGCTGCCCACTATTTGAAAGGCATAGGATTCACCAAAAAAGTATATGTGTTGGGTTCTAATGGCATTGCAGAGGAATTAAAAGCTGTTGGGATTAGACACATTGGTGTTGGA CCTGACCTTGTCAAGCCAGACTTCAAATCTATGCAGCCATCAGATTTGGACCCGGAAGTAGGAGCTGTCATTGTAGGTTTTGATGAACATGTGAGCTATCCCAAGTTCATGAAAGCAGCTTCCTACCTTGCCTCTGAAGAGTGTTTGTTCATAGCAACGAACACAGATGAAAGATTCCCAAGAGGAGGGTCCATAGTTGTACCAGGAACTGGCACCTTAGTGAGAGCAGTTGAGACATGCTCTGAGAGGAAAGCACTCGTGTTAGGCAAGCCTCATGATTATGTCAGAAAGTTTCTGGAATCTTGTGGGTTGGATCCTGCCAGAACTTTAATGATAGGCGACAG aTGTAATACAGACATTGAGTTTGGTGTCCGTTGCGGTTTTCAAACCCTTCTGGTTTTATCTGGCGTGACGTCAAACAAGGATCTTGAACGGTTACGTAACGAGAAGAAGCCTCCTCTGCCAGACGTGGTCCTGCCAAAGCTGGGAGATATATTATCTCTTTTACAATCATAG
- the LOC106135030 gene encoding glycerol-3-phosphate phosphatase isoform X1: MVKLLTALLNNYKASFYIQTHFFSNAITTRHSKNYNRTFKMFKSSVYNLQEASKDQIQDFLNSFDTVLSDCDGVLWIDNNAIQGSADAMNYFRKLGKKIFYVTNNSTKIRSDFAAKAQQMGFIASQEEILSTAYLAAHYLKGIGFTKKVYVLGSNGIAEELKAVGIRHIGVGPDLVKPDFKSMQPSDLDPEVGAVIVGFDEHVSYPKFMKAASYLASEECLFIATNTDERFPRGGSIVVPGTGTLVRAVETCSERKALVLGKPHDYVRKFLESCGLDPARTLMIGDRCNTDIEFGVRCGFQTLLVLSGVTSNKDLERLRNEKKPPLPDVVLPKLGDILSLLQS, translated from the exons ATGGTCAAACTTCTTACGGCgttacttaataattacaaGGCctctttttatattcaaacCCATTTTTTTAGTAATGCAATAACTACAAGGCATtcgaaaaattataatagaacTTTCAAAATGTTCAAATCTTCAGTTTATAATCTCCAAGAAGCTTCAAAAGAtcaaattcaagattttttgaATTCTTTCGATACTGTTTTAAGTGATTGTGATG GTGTCCTGTGGATTGATAATAATGCCATCCAAGGATCAGCTGATGCTATGAACTATTTCCGCAAGCTAggcaagaaaatattttatgtcacTAATAATTCCACCAAAATTAGAAGTGATTTTGCTGCTAAAGCTCAGCAGATGGGATTTATAGCATCACAG gaAGAAATTTTATCAACTGCTTATTTAGCTGCCCACTATTTGAAAGGCATAGGATTCACCAAAAAAGTATATGTGTTGGGTTCTAATGGCATTGCAGAGGAATTAAAAGCTGTTGGGATTAGACACATTGGTGTTGGA CCTGACCTTGTCAAGCCAGACTTCAAATCTATGCAGCCATCAGATTTGGACCCGGAAGTAGGAGCTGTCATTGTAGGTTTTGATGAACATGTGAGCTATCCCAAGTTCATGAAAGCAGCTTCCTACCTTGCCTCTGAAGAGTGTTTGTTCATAGCAACGAACACAGATGAAAGATTCCCAAGAGGAGGGTCCATAGTTGTACCAGGAACTGGCACCTTAGTGAGAGCAGTTGAGACATGCTCTGAGAGGAAAGCACTCGTGTTAGGCAAGCCTCATGATTATGTCAGAAAGTTTCTGGAATCTTGTGGGTTGGATCCTGCCAGAACTTTAATGATAGGCGACAG aTGTAATACAGACATTGAGTTTGGTGTCCGTTGCGGTTTTCAAACCCTTCTGGTTTTATCTGGCGTGACGTCAAACAAGGATCTTGAACGGTTACGTAACGAGAAGAAGCCTCCTCTGCCAGACGTGGTCCTGCCAAAGCTGGGAGATATATTATCTCTTTTACAATCATAG
- the LOC106135072 gene encoding enoyl-CoA delta isomerase 3, peroxisomal encodes MSSNKSIIEYRKGSILIVQYNNPKRKNAFNLIMYDRVSEILRSAAEDSSISAVVLTGTGDFYSSGNDLANVNANMMDLMNALRKFIRAFILFPKTLIAIVNGPAIGIAATTLALCDLVFASVNSYFYTPFVKLGVVPEGCSSLTFPRIMGDRKALEMLLFNHKMYAEEALACGFVNFIYSPEEVQEKVWNAIIKVSELSSETVSNAKKLLRNNIQEQLLETNDIELEEIIRIRSGGRVTVKFDSIKSRL; translated from the exons ATGAGCTCGAACAAAAGTATCATTGAATACAGAAAAGGTTCTATTTTAATAGTGCAATACAACAACCCGAAGAGAAAAAATgcctttaatttaattatgtatgatAGAGTTTCCGAAATCTTGAGAAGTGCAGCCGAGGATAGCAGTATATCTGCTGTAGTGCTTACAGGAACAGGTGATTTTTACAGTAGTGGCAATGATCTGGCCAACGTGAACGCAAATATGATGGATTTGATGAATGCTCTGAGAAAATTTATAAGGGCATTCATACTTTTCCCAAAAACTCTTATTGCTATAGTCAATGGCCCTGCAATTGGTATAGCTGCCACCACACTTGCTTTATGTGATCTAGTATTTGCTTCTGTAAAT tcATATTTTTACACACCATTTGTTAAACTGGGTGTTGTTCCCGAGGGTTGCTCTTCACTTACATTCCCTAGAATAATGGGTGATAGAAAG GCACTGGAAATGTTACTGTTTAATCACAAAATGTATGCAGAAGAAGCATTGGCATGCGGTtttgttaatttcatttacaGTCCTGAAGAAGTTCAAGAAAAAGTTTGGAATGCAATTATTAAAGTATCAGAGTTATCATCAGAAACTGTTTCAAATGCGAAGAAACTGTTGAGAAATAATATCCAAGAACAATTACTGGAGACTAATGACATAGAGTTAGAAGAAATTATTAGAATAAGAAGTGGAGGGAGAGTCACTGTTAAATTTGATTCCATTAAAAGCAGGTTATAG